In the genome of Novipirellula artificiosorum, the window GCTTGATCGGTCTGAATTTGGCATCAAGGGTTTTTCGCCACCGGAACACGTCGGTGATCGGATCATCGTTCGCAAGCTCCGACCCGCCGAGATGGATCACTGGTCCCATCCACGTCACGCGGCGGATGGTAACGCGGTATCGCTTGATACAATGGTGGGTCCGCCCGAGCGCATCCGTTGGATCGCCGCCGCGACATCCGAAGTCGAAGGAATGGTGACGGCAGGTGGTCGAAACTTCTATGGCGGCGTCATGGCTCGCGACAGCTTCAACGGATTACGTCTTTGGCACCGCGATCTGACCAAGGCAGACGAAATCAACCCTATCGAGTTCGAGTTGCCTCGATTATCCGCTAACGTCTCGCGGCCGATTGCTTCCGACAAATGGTTGTTCGCGTCGTTGAAGAACCAACTGGTTGCACTCGATGCGGCGACGGGCGATGTGTCGAACAAGTTTGCGAAGGTAAAAATCCCGCGAGCGTTTCTGTTCGATGGGTTTCGTATTATTGCCGCCGACGACGATTCCGTGCGTGCTTTTGATGCAAAATCAGGCGAACAGCTTTGGAGCGTGCCAATTTCAGAACCACGAAACGTGATCGCTGACGGCGAGGTCATCGCCTTGCTTTATGGGCGAGTGAAACGAGGTGAAAAGGCGACCGTCGTTGTCCTCGATGCCAAGACGGGCGAACGAAAATGGACTCGCGATGACTATCCTTGGTTGATTCGGACGACACGCACCGTGCTAGGCAGTGGCCAATTGGTGTTCGAGGTGTCGACGCTTAGCGATCATGACGACGGCAACGCATTGCATGTCGTCTCGGCGGCCGACGGCGAGCATGAATGGTCTAAGGAATATGCGCCTGCGATGAATCATGCCCGGCAAGCGAGAGCCATGTTTCTGAAGGACGATTTATGGATTCTGCATGGCGGAAAGGTCAACACCGATGAGAAAGAAAAGCTCGCTCGAATCCAACCGCAGATTTCCGCACTCGATCCGCTGACCGGTGAAGTGCGTCGAACATTGAACGCAGGGTTGACCCACTGCTTTCCACCGGTCGCCACCGCGCGCTATATGTTTGCGGGTGAACTGGACATGACCGATCTTCAATCCGGTGAAGTGATTGCGAATCGGATCACGAAAGCCAACTGTTCGCGAGAAAGCGGATGGATACCGGCGAACGGCTTGGTTTATACGACACCCAAGCATTGCACCTGCTGGCCCATGCTGCGAGGTTTTGTCGCGATGGCATCCGAAACGACCGGAGAAACGGTGGCTAACCGACCGTTGGACCAAATTGATTTTCTGTTGGAGAAGGGCCCTGCCGAACCCGATCCGTATGCCGCCGAAACGGAGCCAGACGATTGGCCGCTGTATCGGCATGACCGTTGGCGGAGTGCAAGTACCGTGTCGGCCGGCCCGAACGTTTTGGATCAGAAATGGACAGCTCGTTTGATGGACGAACTGCAGCCCGAGGCAAAGGTTTCCGGGCCGATTTTGCACGATTGGAAAGACAACCCCGTCGTCAAAGGCCCTCTGAGTGCTCCCACGATCGCCGATGGGACTGCGTTTGTGACTCGGCCGAATGCTCACGAGTTGATCGCGATTGACACGGCGTCGGGATCGGTTCGGTGGCGATTCACGGCCAACGGGCGTCTCGATACACCGCCAGCGATTCATCGCGGGCTCTGTTTGTTCGGTTCGGCTGCCGGTTGGGTTTACGCTCTTCGCGCTGACAATGGTGAATTGGTTTGGCGAATGCGGGCGGCCCCCACGGACGAGCGAATCGTCGTTTGTGGGCAAGTGGAATCACCTTGGCCGGTGCCTGGCGCGGTCCTTGTGATGGACGAGATCGCCTACTTTGCCGCTGGCCGACAACCGCTTGCCGATGGCGGCATTTTTGTCTTTGCGGTCGATCCGATGACAGGCAAACGGCATTGGGTCAAACGTGTCGATAGCGTTCCGCAAAAAGGCTTCTACGAGAACTCAGGATTGGAATTCGATCCGTTTGATATTCTGCATGCCGAGGGAGATCAGTTGGCGATGTCGCGTTGGATCTTGTCTCTAGACGGCAAGAACATCGACGTCGATAAATGGAACGCATTTGCGAAAATGAACACAGGCGACGGCGACGCGTGGGTGCCGCGTGGAAGTTGGACTTATGGGGCGAGACATCAAGATCGTTTTCCTGGTGAAGCGCCGCGCCGGCCGCTGGTCGTGTTTCGAGACGACAATGTTTACAGTTCGCTTGACGGCAGCACCGAGATTTTTCGGCGCGACTTTAATCTCGAAAAAGGCGATCAGTTTGACAGCAAATGGATCACCGGTTGGGAAGCGGGCAAGACGGCCAGGGCAGGTGGGAAGCCTTATCGCAACCATCGCATTGCCGTTGATTCGCTGTGGATCAAAGATCCGTTCACCGCGCCCGATGAAGTTCGGAAAGAGCCTGCGATCGGAACCCAACTTCATAACGATATACACGCCATGGCGCTTGCCGGTGATGGAAGGTTGTACGTGGTCCATCGCGATGGTCGTTTGAAGGTCGTCTCCACGGAAACCGGTTATGTGGAGAAAGAGACACTCGTTCCGCCACCTGCATGGGACGGTTTAGCGATCGCTGGGAAGTGCGTCTACTTGACTACTCAGGATGGAAGGCTGATTTGTCTCGGTGAGTGATCGGACATGAACACTACGATCGTTTTCTCGCGACAGCTCTCGCTTCTGCGTTGGCGAGGTTGATTCGCATCGCCCCGAGCGTCGTTGCATGCTCCGGTAGGACCGCGAGATTGGTTTGTTCGTGTGGGTCTTCACTTAAGTCATAGAGCTCTTCTCCGGTCGGCCACAGCGTGTACCGATAGCGTTGTGTGCGAATCGCTTTCCCCAGAGATTTTCCTCGAGTGACGACGGTATAGACCACTTCCTTTCCGCTCGCTGACGGATCACGGAGCATCGCGGTTAGGCTTCGACCTTGTAGTTCCGATGGCGGAGTCACGTCGCAGAGTTCCGCGAGGGTGGGAAACAGGTCGACGAGTTCGACCAAACCTTCGCTTGTGGAACCGGGTGTTGTAGCAAAATGCTCGACCGACTTTGGAACACGAATCACTAATGGCACTCGGTCACATTGTTCAAACAACATGACTTTGCCCCACATGAACTTTTCGCCCAGCAAATAGCCATGGTCCGAGGTCAGTACGACGATCGTATCGTCCCAATGACCACTCTGCTTGAGTGCGTGAAGGACGACACCGATCTGCGCGTCGATGAATGAGATGCAGGCGTGGTAAGCTTGCATGTATTCGCGACGGAGGGCATCGTTTTCGATGCCGAACTCAAATCCAAAGCCTTGGTATCGATTCGTCTGTGCAATCTTCGGCACCGTTTTCCAAAACTCCAGCGACGCGGGGGTGAACTGCAAGTCCGCCTTCGGGTAGAGGGCGAAATACTTGTCCGGTGCGAGGAAGGGAACATGCGGTTTTTGGATTCCGCAGGCCATGAAGAACGGTTTATCGCCGTTCGCTTTGTTTGCAAGCCATTCGCTGATCTGCCGAGCGTTCTTTCCATCCTTGTGTTGTTCGTCTTTGAGGCCAGTCGGTCCATAGCCAGGTTGTTGTCCACGCGTTTGCGGCGCGATGGTTGGGTAGAACTCTCGCCACAATTTCCGCGACTTGCCCGCTTCAATCGATCCGTGTTCCGCTTCAAACTTTTCGCGAATCGGAGTCACCATCGGCATCTCGTCATTCTCGAAACGCAGCATCTGATCCCATGCCACTTCGCCGGGATCAATCTTTTCGTTGTGAAAGACTTTGCCAACGGCTCCTGTCCAATAGCCTGATTCCTTGAACCGCTGTGGCATCGAGACGGTGCCCGGACGCACCTGCAGAATATCGGATGAATTGTCAAGAATGCCAGTCGATTGCGGATACAGTCCGTGCAGGAACGAAGCTCTGGAGGGACCGCATACCGGGTATTGGCAATACGCTCGGCGAAAGGTCATGCCATCTGCGGCCAGTCCATCGAAGGCGGGTGTGATGATGTGTGGATAACCGGATGTCGAAACGTGCGTGTTCAAGTCATCGCAAACAAGGAACAGAACGTTGGGGCGATCAGCGGCATCGATCCGCAAGGGGCATAGTGCGACCAACAGTAGTAAAGCAAAGAGACGTAGCGTCATATTATTCGTTCTCTGATTTGAGATGAATGGGGGATTTTAGTGTCGATTGAAAGAAGGCGTCGGCGGCGTTGAGCATCTCGTCAAACCAAATTTGCTTGCCGAGGAATGGATGCGGGGCGTCCTCGATAATGGTGAGTCCTGACTCGATGCCCAGCTCGTTCAGACGTCGTCGGAAGGCATCAGCGCGCGTGCTGGGGTCGTCGGTTTCGCCGCTGATGAACCAACACGGTGGGTCTGCATTATCGAGATGAGCAAGCGGCGAGGCGAGGCGATACGTCTCGGGCTGGTCGTCGAAGGAACCGCCGAGAAACTGCCTCCAGATCGTTCCGCGAGCCTCGATCGCAGAAATCTCGCGTGTGCGGGCAGAAAGGAAGTCGGTTTGAGCTCCCATCGGCACGGCTGCTTGAATGGCACTGCTGAATTCCGCTTTGCCTCCTTCGCCTTCCAGATCGTTCACGCCGGCGGACGTCGCCAGCAGGGCCGTTAAGTGCCCTCCGGCTGAGAGTGCGGTCGCCGTAACGGGCGTAGGTCACGTCGAGCTTCGAATCCAGACTGGCCAGCGTCGACATCGGAATCTCCGTTCGACCGTCCGCGTGGGGTTGCGGCGGAACCAAGCCAGCGGGACGCGCATCGAGCCGCATCTCTTCCTGGAACAAAATTGCCATGCCTCGCAACTTGCGAGTGATCTCCGGGTTACGCGCCCCATTCGATTCGCCTGGATCGTTTGCCAGGTTGTAGAGTTGCAGACTCGGATTCAAGACGAGTTTCCAATTCTGCCAACGCACCGCGGCAAGTGCACCTTGGCTGCCGTGATAGAAGAACGCGTCGTTGTATTCGTTCCGATTGATGATCGGCCCCCATTCGCCGGGTGGATCCCAACGTCGCCGCAGCGGAACCGCCGCGTTCAACGACTTCTTCATTCCAGGCGGAGGGACGATCGTCGTTTCACCCTTCAACAGCGGACTGATGTCTCGACCGTCGATAACACGGCCTTCGGGGACTTTGATCCCTGCTCGCGAATCGGCGCGATGGACCCAAGTTTCGTTGCCCACCCGGCGTGGATAACATCCAGTCAACAGCCCCGCTCGCGACGGGCTGCAAATCGGAGCCGCGGCGTAATAGTCCGTGAACCGAGTTCCCGCCTGCGCCAGCGCGTCGATGCGCGGTGTCTTGACTTCGCTTGCACCATAGCAGCCAAGATCGTAGTATCCTTGATCATCGACAAAAATGAAAACGATGTTGGGTGGTTGGGCAGCGGCCGCTGTGGTTGATGCGGAACAAAACGTGAGGAGAACGGCTGCGAATAGATGCACAAAAGGCAAGCAAGCCAATCCGAACTTAACCGGTGGCTTGCATGAAACGATTTGCGATTCGGCTTTGATGGCTTGGGCGAACAATTCTTGATGCATTCGATGCTTTCGGTGGGGTTGACTCAAGGATGCTTCGCGAAACGTGTGCCAACGATCGTAAAAGAGGTTAAGGTGAAGGACTTGGGTTGGCATGAAACAGATACATCGCACCGTACGTCCAGTTGCGTGATGGCATCCCAGGATAGTTTTGGCGATCCATCATCAGCGCGATGTACGGCGCTGGATAGCCATCGGGAAGCGGAATGATGTTTGGCCAAATCCGCGTCCCGGTGTTCTCGTTCCACGGGGGAAGGTGCATCTGCAACTCGCCAACCGGTTTCAGGTCCGGATAGGTGCGGATGTAGACCTTGCGATCGGCACTACCGAAGAAGACGTAGCGTGATGTGCCAATTCTCTGGATCAAGGTCCCCGTGCTATCCATCTCCACTGGACCCGCCAGACGTTGATAGTCACGATCCCAGGTGTCTGATTCCCACATTCCCGCTCGATACTTGCCCGCTTTCTCCGACAGCAGCAACCTCCATTTCCCGGTTTGTGAATCGAAGACGCCATGCGGGTCTTCGTGTTGACCGGTCAGCCCGACGGGGCGGGCCCGCATGATTGAAAATCCTCGCCGCGGATCGCGATCGCTCCATACCGCAAGGATTGCCTTTTCTTCTTGCTTTGATTTCGTGCCCAAAGCGCTGAAGCCGGTTGTCCAGCCTCGCCATTGTTTCGCGGTTTCGTCGTAGAACAGATGCGACGCGAGTTCATTGCGCCAAAGCCCATCGCCCATGTCGAAGACGATGATTCCCTCAAATCGAAGATCGAAAACTGAGGGGTTCATCGAGAACACGCCTTGCAGCGGATGTGGCAAAGCGCGACCTCGGACCGTCATTGTCAGCCACACACGGCCCTGATCTAAAAGTGGTTCTCCGCTCTGATTCGTGATGGCACGAATGTCGGCTTGGCCGCAGCCGGGTGTAAGGGCCGATAGGACCTCGTCAATTTGAGCAAAGGAGTTCGATTCAAGGTCACTGAACAACCGGAACTCATAGCGAGCGATCCGATCCTTGCTGCGCAATTCGAGATACTCATTGAAATCTGGGTACCCGATGAGATGCGACCTGCCTCGTGACTCGAGGTAGAGATTTGCGCCAACGGCCAACATCTGCACACGCAACCGCAAGGGCCCCTCTGTCGGAACTTCGGCCGGCCAAGCAAATTCTTGGCGGTTGACTACTTTGCCTTCATTTGTCACCACCCACTCAATTGTTTGGTAGCTGCTGTCTTTGGCCACAATGGACGCGGAAAGAAAAGTCGTGTGCTTGGTGTCGTGAAAACGCAGCCCGATTCGACCTGTTCCTTCGAATTGGTTGAGGACGAGTTCATAAGTTGCAAAGGGATTGAAGCCTCCGACCCAGCGCTGCGAAGATGCGCTGACGTCGCTGGTCGAGATTCGGAGTTTACCCCCATCGATCGAGTGTTGGGACTCGCTGGTTTGATCCCCGACCTCCGGATGCATCAAATCTAGACCTACGATCTGGCTTGGCTGCAAAGAGGCCAGCGGAATATGCTGCGACCGATCAAAAATCATTCTCCGCGTGGCCTGACGACGAAAGTCCAGGGACTGTGGAGCGATTTCAGGTGGCTGAGCGATTCCTTCTAGGCTGCAAACGCACTGCAGAAGCAGGGCGGCCAACACCACGAGGGATCGACACGGGAAGTCGTACCGATCACTTGTCATCTGACGCTTCTCTTGTTCTAAAGATCGATGATGCAGTTGTTTCATCAGCGTGATGAGTTGACGCACTATTTCTCGTCCTCTTCCAGATGTCTGCTACCTTCGAAGGCTCCCCACTGGACGCGTTCGTCGTACTCTTTGGCTTGCTTGTAGACTTCAGCATCGTAGTCGGGATTTGGCTTGGGAATGCGTGCACCGACCTGTTCAAAGTAGCTCATCATCTGGTCGTAAACCTGCTGGTGCTGGTCAGCGTGCGTCTCTGCAATGTTATGGACTTCACCCATGTCAATTGACAAGTCGAACAGCATCGGGACGTCGGGGCGATCATAAAAATGCAACAATTTTCGATCGCCAGAGACCACGGCAGAATGCGGCATGCCCGACCGATAGTGAGGATAGTGGAAGTAGAGATTGCGATGGAGAAAGTCCTTGTTTGGTACTGTACCCGCCATGTAGCTTGCGAGGCTGACACCGTCGATTTGCTTCAGGGATTCCGGATCGCCACCCGCCCAGTCGACGAACGTCGGCAGCAAGTCGTAATTGATGACGTTGCCATCAAATGCAGATCCCGCTTCGATGCCAGGGCCTTTCACGATCATTGGTACACGAATGCCGCCCTGCCAAACCCACCATTTCGCCCCGTGATGTGGCTGCGTGAGGCCCGGTAGGAACGAATGCCGATAGCCGTTGTCGGAAACCATGATCACATAGGTATTGCCTTCGATGCCCAACGCTTCGATTCGGTCGAGCACCACGCCAATTCGTCCATCGAGATCTTCTCCCATGCCCAGCCAGATTGCTGGGTCGGACTTGCGAGTGACTTCTTCCGCCGTCGTGCCGAGCTTCTCGTAATAGGCCTGGACCGCCGGATGGCGAACGTACTTTTCACGAGTCGCGGGTAGGCACTCACGGCCTTCGTGCATCGCATAGTGTGAGATTTGCAGGTAAAAGGGTTGGCGGGCCTTCACCTGATCCTCCATGAAGCCAATGGCCTTCTCCGTGACGCTGAACATTAGCTTGGGATCGGTCAGATCATCGGGTAGTCGTTGTTTGGCATTGTCCGGCAACGTGTTGCCCGGAGTGTTACTCGTGTCACCGTCGTGCAGCACGTAGCCCTCATCGCCTGGGTCACCACGCATATGCCACTTGCCAATATGAGCACTGACGTAGCCAAGCGGCTTCAAAGCTTCGGGGATGGTCACGGCGTTCTCGTCGATCGTCATGTCCGAGATACAAGGGACAACGGGAAAGCCCTTGTATCCCTTTTCGTCGTAGTACTCCTGTCCATGATCGTTCATGAAGACGGTGTAGCCGCTGCGCGGCGAGGACATTCCCGTTTGGATGCAAACGCGGGATGGCGAACATTGTGGTGATGCATAAGCGTTGCGGAACTTCATCCCTTCCCTTGCCAGACGTTCCACATTCGGCATCTGCAGCACGGGCATTCGCGAGTTTTCCATCGCGTCGTCCATTGGCACCGGCGAACCGTTCCACGCCCAGTCGTCGATGAACAGCAGGACGATATTGGGAGGCTGCTTGTCGGCAGCTTCGCAAACTGAAAAAATCGCCATGAGGCAAAACGCCGCGCAGGCGAGTCGGCGAGGATTCGGAAACCATCTTGCATTCATTTTGTTTTCTACGGTTAGGTCTTTTCTACGTGTTTGAACCGGTTATCGCGACCGACCACTATCTCGCTGCTTGTCGAGCAAAGCGGCCAACTGCTGTGCGATCTCGGGGTGTTCGTTGAGAACGTTGTTTGTTTCACCGGGGTCATCTTCAAGGTTATAGAGTTGGGCCACGAGTTCGTCTCGCTGTGGCGTCTTTTTCAAGCTGGGGCTTGGTTTGCCCTCGATGAACTTCCACGGACCACGGCGGATCGCAAAGTTGCCATTGGGGCTGTGAACAATCATCGAGGATCGAAGGGGTTTCGGCATCGATGTTCCAAGCATGGCTGGCAGCACATTAAAACTGTCCTCAGCGTTTTTTGCATCCGTCGGGATCGGCGGTTCGGTCAATGCGACAATCGTCGCGTACATGTCGACGAGACTGATCGTCTCGTCACAAGTCGTTGCCGCTGGAACGTGTTCAGGCCAGCGGGCAAGGAAGGGTACACGAAAGCCACCCTGATAAATGCTGTGCTTGCGGCCGCGTAATGCTCCGTTGCAACGCAACCCAGCTCGATACGCGACCGCTTCAGGACGCTCACCCTCATTGATTAGCACGCCGCCATTATCGCTGGTGAAAATAACGAGCGTATCGTCTGACACCTTCATGCGATCAAGCGTGTCTAGAATTCGACCCACCGATAGGTCCAACTCGTGAATCCAATCACCGTACAGCCCGCTGCCACTTTGGCCTTTCGTCTTTTCGGAGGGGGTGTACGGAAAATGGATGGCTACCGGAGCAAAGTACAAGAAGAAGGGCGTGTCCTCTTGCTGCTGCTGGAGCCAGCCAATTGCGTCGGTCGTCAGTTCGTCCATGACGTTTTCATCAACGCGTTGTGGAGCGTCGATTCCCATGTAGTCGCGTCCGTACGGGGATTGACCCGCTGGTACCGTTCGATCGCTGCGCAACCCGACAACCTCTCGATTGCGAACGTAGACGCCCGATGCATCGCCATGATTCTGAGGTACAGCGAAGTGATAGTCGAAACCAAGGTCCAAAGGCCCGGGGCTAAGTGGTTTCGTGAAGTCATGTGTCGTCGTTCCGTAACCGAGATGCCATTTGCCAATCGCCGCTGTCCGATAGCCAACCGATTTCAATAATGAAGCAAGGGTCGCACGTGAGGTGTCGATATGCAGCGGATCGGTTGTGTTGATGACCCCGTGCTTTTGATCCGTGCGCCAATCATATCGTCCGGTCAGCAAGCCATAACGTGTTGGTGAGCAGACGGACGAAGGCGTGTTGGCATCGGTGAAGCGTCTTCCCTCCTTCGCCAAGCGATCGATGTTCGGCGTGCGAAGATGTGACTCGTTCGCACCGTAACTGTTCAAACTCCCATATCCGAGGTCATCGGCAAGAATGATCACGATGTTTGGGCACTCTGCGGCCACGGATGTTGAAACAAAACTCAAAATCACGAGCAGCATAGCCAGACTCACCAGAAACTTGGGTGTCTTGGCTACGCCGGAAGCTTTGTCGACTTTCGCTACATCGGAATGTGATTTCATTCTATTCTTGCCATTTCTTCGAGTGCCGATTGATAAAGGTATGCGATGTCGTTCGCGCTGAGTGCTGTGTCGAACAATGCCAGTTCATCGATGCGACCATCCCACAAAGCAAGTCCGTCGCCGTTGGTTCCGAACCAGAGAGGTGTCGAAACGCTGTTGGCCATCTGCGAACATCGCGTCGATGCGACGAGTTGGCCGTTCTCGTAAA includes:
- a CDS encoding outer membrane protein assembly factor BamB family protein, translated to MKARLAVYWDLLTMTLLIGFVLSPFCHAQDANVKHTVATANAADTSGRQSHSESSYRSETSGHPIARYRPMSDVGLQGGLIVQLGGQDTTSAAELSLTGRYLIHLLDPDEATTGTAQQSIRANGRYGLAWAEQARDLQRLPYSENLVNLIVLCDYSVPATELLRVLTPGGCVLIANQALLDRSEFGIKGFSPPEHVGDRIIVRKLRPAEMDHWSHPRHAADGNAVSLDTMVGPPERIRWIAAATSEVEGMVTAGGRNFYGGVMARDSFNGLRLWHRDLTKADEINPIEFELPRLSANVSRPIASDKWLFASLKNQLVALDAATGDVSNKFAKVKIPRAFLFDGFRIIAADDDSVRAFDAKSGEQLWSVPISEPRNVIADGEVIALLYGRVKRGEKATVVVLDAKTGERKWTRDDYPWLIRTTRTVLGSGQLVFEVSTLSDHDDGNALHVVSAADGEHEWSKEYAPAMNHARQARAMFLKDDLWILHGGKVNTDEKEKLARIQPQISALDPLTGEVRRTLNAGLTHCFPPVATARYMFAGELDMTDLQSGEVIANRITKANCSRESGWIPANGLVYTTPKHCTCWPMLRGFVAMASETTGETVANRPLDQIDFLLEKGPAEPDPYAAETEPDDWPLYRHDRWRSASTVSAGPNVLDQKWTARLMDELQPEAKVSGPILHDWKDNPVVKGPLSAPTIADGTAFVTRPNAHELIAIDTASGSVRWRFTANGRLDTPPAIHRGLCLFGSAAGWVYALRADNGELVWRMRAAPTDERIVVCGQVESPWPVPGAVLVMDEIAYFAAGRQPLADGGIFVFAVDPMTGKRHWVKRVDSVPQKGFYENSGLEFDPFDILHAEGDQLAMSRWILSLDGKNIDVDKWNAFAKMNTGDGDAWVPRGSWTYGARHQDRFPGEAPRRPLVVFRDDNVYSSLDGSTEIFRRDFNLEKGDQFDSKWITGWEAGKTARAGGKPYRNHRIAVDSLWIKDPFTAPDEVRKEPAIGTQLHNDIHAMALAGDGRLYVVHRDGRLKVVSTETGYVEKETLVPPPAWDGLAIAGKCVYLTTQDGRLICLGE
- a CDS encoding sulfatase, producing the protein MTLRLFALLLLVALCPLRIDAADRPNVLFLVCDDLNTHVSTSGYPHIITPAFDGLAADGMTFRRAYCQYPVCGPSRASFLHGLYPQSTGILDNSSDILQVRPGTVSMPQRFKESGYWTGAVGKVFHNEKIDPGEVAWDQMLRFENDEMPMVTPIREKFEAEHGSIEAGKSRKLWREFYPTIAPQTRGQQPGYGPTGLKDEQHKDGKNARQISEWLANKANGDKPFFMACGIQKPHVPFLAPDKYFALYPKADLQFTPASLEFWKTVPKIAQTNRYQGFGFEFGIENDALRREYMQAYHACISFIDAQIGVVLHALKQSGHWDDTIVVLTSDHGYLLGEKFMWGKVMLFEQCDRVPLVIRVPKSVEHFATTPGSTSEGLVELVDLFPTLAELCDVTPPSELQGRSLTAMLRDPSASGKEVVYTVVTRGKSLGKAIRTQRYRYTLWPTGEELYDLSEDPHEQTNLAVLPEHATTLGAMRINLANAEARAVARKRS
- a CDS encoding alpha/beta hydrolase, with the translated sequence MNDLEGEGGKAEFSSAIQAAVPMGAQTDFLSARTREISAIEARGTIWRQFLGGSFDDQPETYRLASPLAHLDNADPPCWFISGETDDPSTRADAFRRRLNELGIESGLTIIEDAPHPFLGKQIWFDEMLNAADAFFQSTLKSPIHLKSENE
- a CDS encoding sulfatase-like hydrolase/transferase → MAIFSVCEAADKQPPNIVLLFIDDWAWNGSPVPMDDAMENSRMPVLQMPNVERLAREGMKFRNAYASPQCSPSRVCIQTGMSSPRSGYTVFMNDHGQEYYDEKGYKGFPVVPCISDMTIDENAVTIPEALKPLGYVSAHIGKWHMRGDPGDEGYVLHDGDTSNTPGNTLPDNAKQRLPDDLTDPKLMFSVTEKAIGFMEDQVKARQPFYLQISHYAMHEGRECLPATREKYVRHPAVQAYYEKLGTTAEEVTRKSDPAIWLGMGEDLDGRIGVVLDRIEALGIEGNTYVIMVSDNGYRHSFLPGLTQPHHGAKWWVWQGGIRVPMIVKGPGIEAGSAFDGNVINYDLLPTFVDWAGGDPESLKQIDGVSLASYMAGTVPNKDFLHRNLYFHYPHYRSGMPHSAVVSGDRKLLHFYDRPDVPMLFDLSIDMGEVHNIAETHADQHQQVYDQMMSYFEQVGARIPKPNPDYDAEVYKQAKEYDERVQWGAFEGSRHLEEDEK
- a CDS encoding sulfatase family protein codes for the protein MKSHSDVAKVDKASGVAKTPKFLVSLAMLLVILSFVSTSVAAECPNIVIILADDLGYGSLNSYGANESHLRTPNIDRLAKEGRRFTDANTPSSVCSPTRYGLLTGRYDWRTDQKHGVINTTDPLHIDTSRATLASLLKSVGYRTAAIGKWHLGYGTTTHDFTKPLSPGPLDLGFDYHFAVPQNHGDASGVYVRNREVVGLRSDRTVPAGQSPYGRDYMGIDAPQRVDENVMDELTTDAIGWLQQQQEDTPFFLYFAPVAIHFPYTPSEKTKGQSGSGLYGDWIHELDLSVGRILDTLDRMKVSDDTLVIFTSDNGGVLINEGERPEAVAYRAGLRCNGALRGRKHSIYQGGFRVPFLARWPEHVPAATTCDETISLVDMYATIVALTEPPIPTDAKNAEDSFNVLPAMLGTSMPKPLRSSMIVHSPNGNFAIRRGPWKFIEGKPSPSLKKTPQRDELVAQLYNLEDDPGETNNVLNEHPEIAQQLAALLDKQRDSGRSR